The following proteins are encoded in a genomic region of Rathayibacter sp. VKM Ac-2759:
- a CDS encoding SCO6880 family protein: MSNATATDPVKARTYGNWRKPQTAGLGGLGQLATLVMFVGIVSSIIASMFSGLGPALVVAAIFGGILLTVSVKDKHGQSALGRTVVRVNWWRTKSKGANIYRSGPIGRAKWGTFQLPGLAAASQLTEHEDSHGRRFALISTPATRHFTIVLATEPDGAALVDQEQINNQVAEYGIWLANLGDEPGIEAASVTVETAPDTGTRLRGEVEGSMDPDAPLFARAMLSEVVETYPVGSATIRAYIALTFTANARINGKRRNAQEVAADLSARIPGLTSSLAATGAGAARPLGAQEICEVIRTAYDPDAAVLIDQARAEGETADLSWTDVGPATAEAHWDSYRHDGAVSTSWTMTAPPRGVVQAGILARLLAPHRDIARKRVTLLYRPIDPARAAALVEADLNAAQFNSSASTKPTARSTLSTRSAQATAAEEAAGAGLMNFGLIVTATTMQRTQEPEARAAVDSLTSAARLRMRPAFGSQDSAFAAALPLGLVLPRHLRIPNEVREAL; the protein is encoded by the coding sequence ATGAGCAACGCAACCGCAACCGATCCGGTCAAGGCTCGCACTTACGGCAACTGGCGAAAGCCGCAGACCGCTGGTCTCGGCGGGCTGGGGCAGCTCGCCACCCTCGTGATGTTCGTGGGCATCGTGTCCTCGATCATCGCGTCCATGTTCTCCGGCCTCGGGCCGGCTCTGGTCGTCGCCGCCATTTTCGGCGGCATCCTCCTGACCGTCTCGGTCAAGGACAAGCACGGGCAATCAGCCCTGGGAAGGACGGTGGTCCGCGTGAACTGGTGGCGCACCAAGAGCAAGGGAGCGAACATCTACCGCTCCGGCCCCATAGGACGTGCGAAGTGGGGAACCTTCCAGCTTCCCGGCCTGGCGGCGGCGTCGCAGCTCACGGAGCACGAGGACTCCCATGGCCGCCGGTTCGCTCTGATCAGCACCCCCGCCACCCGGCACTTCACGATCGTGCTGGCCACGGAGCCGGACGGTGCCGCTCTGGTGGATCAGGAGCAGATCAACAACCAGGTCGCGGAGTACGGCATCTGGCTCGCCAACCTCGGAGACGAGCCCGGTATCGAGGCGGCCTCGGTGACGGTGGAGACGGCGCCCGATACGGGCACGCGGCTGCGCGGTGAGGTCGAGGGGTCGATGGACCCGGACGCCCCGCTATTTGCTCGAGCGATGCTCTCGGAGGTCGTGGAAACCTACCCGGTGGGCTCCGCAACGATCCGCGCCTACATCGCGCTCACCTTCACCGCGAACGCGCGCATCAACGGGAAGCGACGCAACGCGCAAGAGGTCGCCGCGGACCTTTCCGCCCGCATTCCCGGCCTGACGTCCTCCCTTGCCGCCACCGGAGCGGGCGCGGCCCGTCCGCTCGGCGCGCAGGAAATCTGCGAGGTCATCCGCACCGCCTACGACCCCGACGCAGCCGTGCTCATCGACCAGGCCCGCGCAGAAGGCGAGACAGCCGACCTGTCCTGGACCGACGTCGGCCCCGCCACAGCAGAAGCTCACTGGGACTCCTACCGCCACGACGGAGCCGTATCGACGTCGTGGACGATGACCGCCCCGCCGCGCGGAGTCGTGCAGGCGGGCATCCTCGCTCGCCTGCTGGCCCCGCACCGCGACATCGCCCGCAAGCGCGTCACGCTGCTCTACCGCCCCATCGACCCCGCCCGCGCCGCGGCGCTGGTGGAAGCGGACCTCAACGCGGCCCAGTTCAACTCCTCCGCGTCCACCAAGCCCACCGCGCGCTCCACACTCTCGACCCGCTCGGCGCAGGCCACAGCGGCGGAGGAAGCCGCTGGCGCCGGGCTGATGAACTTCGGCCTGATCGTCACGGCCACGACGATGCAGCGCACGCAGGAGCCCGAAGCTCGCGCAGCCGTCGACTCGCTGACCTCGGCCGCCCGCCTGCGGATGCGGCCGGCGTTCGGCTCGCAGGACTCCGCGTTCGCTGCGGCGCTGCCGCTGGGACTGGTCCTGCCGCGGCATCTGCGCATCCCGAACGAAGTCCGGGAAGCCCTATGA